GCTGGTGGTGCCGGAGACCGACGACCCGACGATGCCGGTGATGACATTCAGGGCATGGTTCTTGGGGATAACTTCCTGTACTATCCTAATCTTCCTCAACACCTTCTTCACCTACCGCACGCAGCCGCTGGCGATCTCGGCCATTCTCATGCAGATTACTACTCTGCCCATCGGGAAGTTCATGGCCTCCGCTCTCCCCCGCCGCGAGCACAGCCTCCTTGGGTGGCGGTTCAGCCTCAACCCCGGGCCCTTCAACATAAAGGAGCATGTTATTATTACCATTTTTGCGAATTGTGGGATTTCTTACGGTGGGGGTGATGCCTACTCGATTGGCGCAATCACCATTATGAAGGCTTATTACAAGCAGAGCTTGAGCTTTATCCTTAGCCTCGTTATCGTCCTCACCACTCAGGTTCCACCACCACTCGTCCCTTTTTCAGTTTTCcttctttatatattttattatcgCTTTCTGAATTTCATATTTGTCGGGTAGAGATTTTGGAAAATTATGATTTTACCACGCATAGATTATGGTCTAATGACCACTTTTTGTTCATAAAGAATGGATAATATTTGGATCCACTTAATTGCACTCCACTCTCATCATCTTTGCTATTAACGAATTTTCACTTTATGAATTTTATAATCGTAATTGTTCAATTTTTAACCATCATcgtctctataaaaatcaattataaaaatcaaatataaaaatcaaatcGTTTATAGTTGTATATATGTACCAAACATATAGCCCTTCAAATTCAGAAAAAGTTCATTATTTgtattttgatataaaaagaaaaaaaaaaatcatgtttgTGGGTGGATGCTAGAAAATCAAGAAGCCAAATTGTTGGGCTTCTTCTCcaatttgatgtgattttactttgaactaatgtttttgtgaatagattttaaATTCTGGGGTTTGGCGATCTGTTGCAGGTGATTGGGTATGGATGGGCTGGGATTCTCAGGAGGTACTTGGTCGACCCGGTGGAAATGTGGTGGCCTTCCAACGTTGCTCAGGTTTCTCTGTTTAGGTAAATGCTTGGTTTTTGTCATGTGTCGATCCTTAATCAATGTTCCCTTTGGTGGTTGTTGAGAATAAAAGTTCAAGATAAAGTCGAATTCTTTGGTCCTCAGCTAAACTGACTGATGATAACTCAAAAGAACATAGTATTTCATTCCTCGATTCTTAGCCAACCAAATGGAGTTTAATAGTTTCAACAATTTCCCCAATTTCTTAtcacttttgaatttttcttgtcgaaatttgctttttttcttttgtaaaagAATATGTTTTTGGATGAACAGGATTAGGAAAGAAAGTTGGTAAAACAAACTGCAGTCATATTCTACTTTCCCTTTTACATCTTTATGGTAAAGTGTTTTTGCTTTCCTTGCCAGTTTCCAATGAAATCATAAGCCATGTGTTGTTGCATGTTCAGTGGTTGAGTTTCTTGAGAACAATGTTTCATCATGCTCTGTCTCTTGAAAGATTGGAATAATATTTGTCACAATGTATAACCGCTCCAATTGTAAAGTTATAATTATAAAGGTCCATCTTATGATGAACGACTTTCTTAAATTGTGAATCTTGATTTGATGGGGAATTTTCTTGTAGGAAAAGCAAAACTTTTGCTGTAAAAGTAATCTTTCAATGGGCATAAAGTATAGAATTTGAATGTGTGTCAGTTGTTACTGGTTTGGTGCTTTAGTTTTGTTCACATCAATGACCTTGTTGCTGTTTCTGTTTTGCTGTTGTTGTAACTTGTCCGCAGAGCACTCCACGAAAAAGACCATAAAGCGAAAGGCCTTACCCGGATGCAGTTTTTCCTCATTGCCTTGACAGCAAGCTTTCTCTACTATGCACTCCCTGGCTATCTTTTCCCCATCTTGACGTTCTTCTCATGGGTCTGCTGGGCTTGGCCACACAGTATCACAGCTCAGCAGATAGGCTCAGGTTACAATGGACTTGGTGTTGGTGCCTTCACCCTCGATTGGGCTGGGATTTCTGCTTATCACGGCAGCCCCCTCGTCACGCCATGGACTTCCATTCTCAATGTTGGGGTTGGATTTGTCATCTTCATCTACATCATTATGCCTCTTTGTTACTGGAAGTTTAACACTTTCGATGCTCAGACGTTCCCTATATTTTCCAACAAGCTCTTCACTTCTACTGGGCATAAATACGACACTACCAAGATCTTAACACCCCAGTTTGATCTTAATATTGATGCCTATAATAGTTACGGCAAGCTTTATCTTAGCCCCCTTTTCGCTTTGTCCATTGGATCAGGATTTGCAAGATTTACTGCAACCCTCGTTCATGTGGCACTGTTTCACGGAAGGTTCTTTCAATTCTTAAATGACATAGCTTCTCTTAGTCTCTACATATTGTTAGCATCTGCATAGCACGCTAGATAGATATATTGATTTAACTGACTAAGTGATCCTTTATTCCTTTTCCTAGTGCTATTTTGAAGCAAAGCAAATCGGCAATGAAGAATGCGAAAATGGATATCCAtgagaaattgatgaaaaattaCAAACAAGTGCCTGAGTGGTGGTTCCTTGTTTTGTTAACGGTGAGCATCATCCTGTCCTTGGTGATGTCTTTTGTGTGGAAAGAAACTGTGCAGCTGCCATGGTGGGGTTTGCTGTTTGCCTTTGTCTTGTCTTTTATCGTAACCCTCCCTGTTGGAGTCATTCAAGCTACCACTAACCAAGTAATCTTTCGATTTCTTGAATTTCAACCACCTTTGTTCTTGCATGTACTAACAAGCTGTGAAATATCATTCTAAACTCCGAATCATTTGTGTGACTTCTGTGCAGCAACCTGGATTTGATATCATAGCACAATTCATGATTGGGTATGTTCTACCAGGAAAACCAATTGCAAACTTgcttttcaaaatttatggacGAATCAGCACTGTCCACGCTCTTTCTTTCCTGTCTGACCTCAAACTTGGGCACTATATGAAGATTCCACCTCGGTGCATGTACACTGCTCAGGTATTTGATTCAGCACAGAAAATTGTGCTTAACCTTTCTGTTCTTGTTCCTAAAGGTGGTTATTCACCTTATTAAACTGACAGTTAATGATGTTTGTTCCCAGCTGGTGGGAACTCTAGTTTCCGGTGTTGTGAACCTTGCAGTTGCATGGTGGATGCTGGAAAGCATCGACAACATATGCGATGTTGAATCCCAAAATCCAAACAGCCCGTGGACTTGTCCTAAATACAGAGTCACCTTCGATGCTTCTGTTATATGGGGTCTGATTGGACCAAGGCGACTGTTTGGACCTGGAGGATTGTATAGGAACTTGGTGTGGCTATTCCTTGTTGGAGTTTTCTTGCCAGTTCCAATCTGGGTAATGAGCAAAATCTTCCCAGACAAGAAATGGATTCCCTTGATCAACATGCCAGTCATCCTTTATGGCTTTGCGGGGATGCCACCTGCAACTCCCACTAACATAGCAAGCTGGCTTATCACTGGAGGTATCTTCAACTACTTTGTGTTCAAATACCACAAGCGCTGGTGGCAGAAATACAACTACGTCCTGTCTGCAGCGTTGGATGCTGGTACAGCTTTCATGGGCGTCCTCCTCTTCTTCGCCTTGCAGAATCCAAAGCACGAATTGAAATGGTGGGGGACTACACTCGATCATTGTCCTCTAGCGACATGCCCCATTGCACCAGGTATTCACGTTGACGGATGTCCAGTTTTTTAAATAGCCAAAAAATAGTGGACACCAAGACATATATTTGAAGGATCAAACCTAACGAGGAGGGAACTCGTCGTAGTTGTGGAGGAAGAGGAGTTTGTACGTACACTCTTAGCAAACGTGTGGATTTTAGGGTTGGGAGTTGGTTCTAGTTTTTATTGCTCTCTAGAATAACCAGAAATGTATCATTCAGATGAAATGTATGGGTGTTATTGTTAATTATATAAGAATCAATTTAATCTGAATGAATGGGTAATACGTATGTTTCTGTGCGCTTTTAGCCAAAGGTAAATAAGTCCAACCGCATGGGAAAGACTCAATGCACCTCCGCAGCGTATCGGGTACATGCAAGTCTCTCTCCAACCGAATAACAGAAATAGTGTGATATTTCTAAGACATTGTATGGGTTTAAATTAGATAAACTACAACATCGAAGCAAGAAACGGATGTCAACTTACAAATGAATTAGACACAAAGAAAACTTATCCCTTCCACCTTGGTAGGTTTGGAAGGGAGAAGTTTTCTTCCTTTTCGATCCATCTTGTACCTTCGATCCGTTTCTAACCTCAATATGTATTGAATTTAGTAAATTATCCACTCCAGTCTAATACAAGCCACCAAAGGGTAATTAAATCTTCCAAAATACATACTTTTCTTAAAGCAAATATtatacgagagagagagagagagagagagagagagagagagagagagagggagagagggagggaagtAGAAAATTTAAAGAGAATGCAGATAGGGTGATAAGGGTAGTCAACAAAATTCATTCTTTCACCCTTTTTCTTGTACAACTGAAGACAAACAAACAGCCAATAAGTGCGAGTGCAAGAATTAAGTATGCAAAAGAAGATGGATCAATGGTCATTAAGCAATGGAATTGTGTGAAAATACAAATCCTTCCTCAACATAACCGACGCCACGAAAATGGCATTTGACTCTGAAATTCATATAAAGCTAACTACATAATGGGATCCGTGGAGTCCAGGCAGACactttgtgtgtttttttttcttttctcttttatcTCTGCAAGGACTTGTAGAGAACCACTGTAACATACTTCGCTATAAACCTCTCTGTTGTCCCGAGTGCCACTACAGATGGTCCACTCTTCCCTCTCTGCATGTAAAGATGATTGAGTACCACATGTTGAGGTCTTGACAAAGGAGGCGGCATCTCCATGTAAGATGAAGGTGCATTCAACAGTGTCATTTGTAGGTGTGGAGGAACCGATGGGGGCTCCTTCGCAAAATCTTCAGATCCAAGCTGCAGGTTGTTATAACTTGAGTCCGGCGACTGGGGAGGTTCAAAGCCGGAAATGCTTCCGATGTCTTCTGGAACGTAATCCTGCAGAAGAACCAACAATATCACACAGCTTACAGAACTCGCACATCCAAGCCCACTTTTCAAAAAAATTCAACACTCATACTTAAAACAATAGGTCGAGACTCAGGCAACCAATAAATGAGAAAATACGAGTGCATTCTGTTTGCATCTGTCATGCCACTATAGAGATTTAGAACTGGTGGCAGtaatttagaaaatataaaagaaaagtaccACACAacatattgattaaaaatcctCATAAAAATGTGCAATTTCAAAAATCTCTCTTACACACATAATGAAAAAGTGCTAAATTACACCAACTGAATGTCATTTAGTCTGATCCATAAACTCGCACTCTTCGCTAACATTTaaacaataacaaaattatcATTTCAagcacttttttttatttttttttatcacggCATATAAATTTCTCATCATCTCCAAGTTTGACTGAGTAGAGCTGTGCAAAATCAGCCGTAATTTGATCCTTCTCTTACTAGTCCTGTAGACAAAAGCTATAACTACCTACTCTCTATGTAATATCCAAAACAACACATGAAAGAAAGGGTTAATTACAGCTCACTGGAAAAGACAAAGATTACCATGAACAGGACCATATGAaatatcattttgttttttgatagAGACCTAGTCTTCCCCATCTCGAGTAGGGTTGAAAATAAGTTTCAGGAGGTTTTAACAATTTGGTAGGAGTTATACAAGATATAGGAAATCCCTGGTGTTTGTCTTGTATCAATGTGTTTCAAGTTAGAGGCCAACCCCAAGTCCAACCTGATCTACTTAATTGGGCTCAACGCGATTTACCTCTTTTGCAGACAGCTTTGTACGGGCTTAAAAACAGAAATTTGGATAGAGAGCTTTACAAACAGAAAGCAGATACACAATGTGGCGAAAAAGCAGTCTACttaaaatgtaaatatgaattTAACAGCTAAGTTTGTTCTTACTCAATACAGTTGTGGTGGAAATTGGTTCAGGAAGTTAGAGTTAGTTGGGTCATTCCAAAGGGTTGTTTCGAGCTTCTAAGCACCAATTTTGAGACTTTAGGAAAAGGGAGGACAGCTAAAGCTTTGTGGGGCTGTTTGGTGTTGGCAGTTTTTTGGAATATTTGGTTGGAGCATAACAGAAGAGTTTTGGAGGATTATAATGGAGTGGGGGTAGCAGACCTATGGGGTAGAGTAAGATACTGGGCAGCCCTCTGGGCATCAGTTTCGAATGAGTTCAAGGATTATTCTCTTTCTCATATAGTGTGGGATATGTTAGCAGCCGTAAAATGATCTTGGTTGATGTTATGTTACTTGTAATCAGATCTATTTGGGAGGTCTTAGCTAGCTTTGCTGGTGGATTTCTTATCCACTATTTTGTAattcttgtttttattttaataaagtgTTAtcatttcttctcaaaaaatttAACAGCTAAGCTATGTTGAAGGTATTAATTATTGAGGCTTTCAAAGCACACATATAACAACACAAATTGTTGCTGAAGAAATTAGACTCTAATGACGGGAAACTTGAATGGAACGTATAAAAGGAAAGTTTATATGTATGGACTATGGAATATGGAATATGATATATCAGTTGTATGAATATGAGAAATATCGTCAACACAATAGAACTGATATTCCCTAGTTCATACGGCCTACTATCATCATTGAATAGTTAAAGGAAATTAAAATCCTGAAAAGTAGGATTTGCATAACAGAATTAAGTTGagactggaaaaaaaaaaacataaacagaTTAAGCTAAAAAAGGGGGACTTCAATGCTTTAACAAATTTGTATGAATACAGTTTCTAAATGATGATATTACAATAAATATCAAGCAATCCCTAACTCTGAAATGAGCTTTTCCCTGCTAAAGAATAGAGGACATTcaaaaaaaagttatactcattatTCCCTTATTCAATCCTACAAGAAGGTTAAACTACTTATAAGATCTGACTAGGAGTTTCCTTTATCTGGTTGAGATTATGAACAGTTATAAGCGATTATAATGGGGTTGTTAcactcatccaaagcacgtaTCAACCTAAGAAGAGATGACAACCATTACCTGCAAGTCCAAAAGGTTGTAAGAATTGCCAGCATCATCTTGGGCCAAGGGCAAGTCAGGAGAACACCTCCACTGCCCATCAACAATAAACCTATATTGGTAAACACCGGATGGCAGTACTTTCATAATAGTGAAGTCCTTTCCTGATCTCTGTAAAGCCAATCTGAAAACCAAGATAGAATAAGAACTCAAGTAAGAGTTCACATGGTGCAAAAACTATATTCACAATCTAAACCACTTATTATTCTTTCTATTATTTTCGAAAACCTTGTCTTCCAATTATCCCATGATCCCTCCACAGCTACATCCTTCCCACCATAGCTCCATGTAATCATAGTCGGAATTCCTTGCTCACAGCACATGTCTTCAAACCCCGACGTTTGCATCCACGAGTTGTTTGGGATTTGTATCTCATCTGGTCTTTGTAAGGGAACCACAGGGACCtggaaaaagaataataataattgaaCAAGAGGAAAAATATTATGGATCGCCGTAGATCAAATACATCAGTGTGAGTAACAGGCAAGGGTACAAGTAAGATAAACATATTTCAGGGCATTGACTGAGAGTATCATATATACTGGAGCAGAAGCAGATTACCAATGGTATTTCTAAAGGATCTTAGCATTAaaaactttaagtgttagtaTCTGGTAGTGCACCAAGAGACAGATTCATGTAAAACGGATATTCCAATTCAGaattggaggaggaggaaggatgTTGGTATCAAAATTATTACTTGGTTCGCGCAATCAGTTCCCCAACGATTAACCACTCATGTCTCTGTTTATGCTACAACAATGATCCAAAATACAGACTTGtcacaaagaaacaagaaattgTATGATTTGGGCCGCCTCTTAGCAAGTTATCaataaaaaggaaagaagaaTTGCACAGCATAATTCACAGAGCCAGTTCTAAGCTGAATCACAAAAGCCCCCAATTCTACGAAAAAAGCAATTCGATGGCAGTTGGGTAAAATTGAATCTCGGtgggaaaattaagaaaagcaaAAACCTTGAAAACAAGTAAGATGAGGAGAGAAAAAGGAACTGACTTGGGGAGTGAACATCAAAGGGGAGTGAGTGGCCCTAGGGCTATGAGGAGGTGATTGACCCATCAACTCAGCGGAGCCATGAACAAGACGGCCGCCGTGGGCAGGGCCCTCCTGCAAGATGCCGGCGGCACCGCTGTCTTCCTCGGCCGCAGAGGGGCTTCCACCACCATCTTCTCTCCCATTCACATTCCCCATCCCAATTGCTTGGATATGACCTCTGCTAGCAACAAGCAACAAGCAACAAGCAACAAGCACCAAGCACCAAGCACCAAGCACCAACCcaagaaaataaaactacagaTGCATAATAAATACCCACTTTGCAGAATTGGAATCCAATCTCATATGATGAAACCTTAAATCCCACAAAGCTCACGAATTTGATTGATTGGGCGTCAAAACGAAAAGAAAGAGCCCAGCAAAGAGAACCCCCGTTTTATataaatagagagagagagagagagagagagagagcaagggAGAGATTATTAGATTAAGAAGAGGGAGCATTAAGCAACAACAAACACAAAGAAAAAAGGTGGGGGCGGGTAGGGGCAGGGGGGCAGAATCGGCAGATGGAAAGAAGAAATGTGAAAAAAGGAAGGGAATGGAGGATGGAGGATGGAGGGTAAGTGGCAATAGTAATTTAATTGATGGATGAGTAATAATCGCAATCGTAATAATGATATTGAAGAAAGAATAATAATGGATGGAGAAAGAAGAAGTAATAATCTCCGATGAGTTTGGAAGACGGAAATGGAATGGTAGCCCAATGCCCAATCATTTTGTTGGTTTAATGGGGAAATGCCCTTGCTCCTCACGTCATCACATTTTGCCAAAGTCCTTCTTTTCCCTTTAATCTATAACCTTTTCTCTCCCTCCCACTACTCGCTCCCCCACGACACTTTGTTTTGTGGCTTCTTCCCTTTTGGGTTTGGGGAATAGACTTTTCCCATTGGAGTAATTACTAATGCATATATTACCTAGGCAATTAAATTGTTTGTCCAAAGTAAAAATAGAGAAGGAGCAAACGTGAATAAGATCGGTTGATCAGAATAACATAATCATACATTTCTACTTGAGTTTGAATTCTGTAGATTAGAATAATTTCGAATTGTCTTGTGAAAATGAAAGAACAAATAGAGTTTTGTTTCTTagcaaaaaatgaataaaagtgAGAGTGCGTGTTGGGTTGGGTCGGGCATTTTGATATTAGGTTCCAAAAGGGCATACAGGATTGGTCCAATCACCCTCACGCACTCATTGGCCGGCAGACCCATCTCATCGTCCCCTATATTTTCAGACAAAAGGCCTCTACCCCGTAAAGCGATCCGAAAAACGGGAAAAGCGGCGAGAGCTTTAATCGAGAATTTGTTTTTCAGTGCGGCATTTAATCAAACAGATAGCGAACTACAGCGGCAGCCTCGTGAGTGACCAATTTCTGCTTTGTTTCATCGTATGATCCAAATCCTTTGCTgctgttgggtttttttttttgtcaacacCTACCGATGGTgttgttttctgttttctttgatAA
This genomic interval from Malus domestica chromosome 05, GDT2T_hap1 contains the following:
- the LOC103408740 gene encoding oligopeptide transporter 3, whose protein sequence is MASKNPSDPEKAPKGTNGAGDHYPHHDFPESDGHEPCKIEEVALVVPETDDPTMPVMTFRAWFLGITSCTILIFLNTFFTYRTQPLAISAILMQITTLPIGKFMASALPRREHSLLGWRFSLNPGPFNIKEHVIITIFANCGISYGGGDAYSIGAITIMKAYYKQSLSFILSLVIVLTTQVIGYGWAGILRRYLVDPVEMWWPSNVAQVSLFRALHEKDHKAKGLTRMQFFLIALTASFLYYALPGYLFPILTFFSWVCWAWPHSITAQQIGSGYNGLGVGAFTLDWAGISAYHGSPLVTPWTSILNVGVGFVIFIYIIMPLCYWKFNTFDAQTFPIFSNKLFTSTGHKYDTTKILTPQFDLNIDAYNSYGKLYLSPLFALSIGSGFARFTATLVHVALFHGSAILKQSKSAMKNAKMDIHEKLMKNYKQVPEWWFLVLLTVSIILSLVMSFVWKETVQLPWWGLLFAFVLSFIVTLPVGVIQATTNQQPGFDIIAQFMIGYVLPGKPIANLLFKIYGRISTVHALSFLSDLKLGHYMKIPPRCMYTAQLVGTLVSGVVNLAVAWWMLESIDNICDVESQNPNSPWTCPKYRVTFDASVIWGLIGPRRLFGPGGLYRNLVWLFLVGVFLPVPIWVMSKIFPDKKWIPLINMPVILYGFAGMPPATPTNIASWLITGGIFNYFVFKYHKRWWQKYNYVLSAALDAGTAFMGVLLFFALQNPKHELKWWGTTLDHCPLATCPIAPGIHVDGCPVF
- the LOC103408742 gene encoding SNF1-related protein kinase regulatory subunit beta-2-like, coding for MGNVNGREDGGGSPSAAEEDSGAAGILQEGPAHGGRLVHGSAELMGQSPPHSPRATHSPLMFTPQVPVVPLQRPDEIQIPNNSWMQTSGFEDMCCEQGIPTMITWSYGGKDVAVEGSWDNWKTRLALQRSGKDFTIMKVLPSGVYQYRFIVDGQWRCSPDLPLAQDDAGNSYNLLDLQDYVPEDIGSISGFEPPQSPDSSYNNLQLGSEDFAKEPPSVPPHLQMTLLNAPSSYMEMPPPLSRPQHVVLNHLYMQRGKSGPSVVALGTTERFIAKYVTVVLYKSLQR